GCAATTGTGCCTGGATATACTTGCTGCTAATCCATCGTTTAAAACAGTTGACCTAACGGGTGGTGCTCCTGAATTGAATCCGGATTTCCGTTGGTTTGTGGAAGAAATTAAAAAGCTTGGTAAGCATATCATTGTACGTTGTAATCTTACCATCATTCTTGCGAATAAACGTTTTCATGATCTGCCTAAATTTTTCAAACAGCATCAAATAGAAGTTGCCTCATCGCTTCCCTCCTACTCAAAAGACCGTACAGACCGTCAGCGTGGTGATGGTGTGTTTGAAGATTCGGTGAAAGCATTACAAATGTTAAATGCAGTTGGTTATGGAGTGGAAGGCACGGGGTTAATTCTGAACCTTGTTTACAATCCCGCCGGTGCTTTTTTACCTGCGCCGCAAAACGCTTTAGAAAAAGAATACAAAGCAGCGTTGAAAAAAGATTTCGGCATTGTTTTCAATTCGTTGTTTACGATTACAAATATGCCCATCAGTCGTTATCTCGATTACCTGTTGCAAACAGAAAACTATGAGAAGTATATGGAAAAACTGATTGCAGCTTTTAATCCGGCTGCTGCTGCAAACGTTATGTGCCGCACTACGCTTTCCATTGGGTGGGATGGCTATATCTACGATTGTGATTTTAATCAGATGCTGGAAATGAAGGTATCGTGTAAAGAATCGCAGCATTTATCAACCTTCAATGCGGCAGCATTAACTAACAGAGAGATTATTATCAACCAGCATTGCTACGGCTGCACTGCAGGTATGGGTAGCAGTTGTGGTGGTGCAGTAGCATAATTGAAATCGAATGTATAACCATTCTTAAAAAACCGCATGCACAATTCTTTCGTTTATACGAGAGGGTAACAACTGTCGTATGGCGAAAAATTTTCCGGCAATTCATTTCATCAAGTCTGTACTGCTTTTTATCACAAGGCATCATATTTTAGTAACGCTGGGATTATGTTCTCTCGCATTTCAAATAAATGCACAGATTACAAGTGCGGGCATACGTGGCAATGTAAGAGCGCAAAATGGGGAAGAGCTTGAAAGGATAACCATACAGGCAATTCATGAACCTACAAAATCAGTGTATGCAACCGTTTCCCAAAAAGGAGGAACTTACAATTTACCCAATCTTAAAAGTGGCGGACCTTACACGCTCATTTTTTCTTATATCGGATTTGCGAGTGATACACTTACTGATGTTCAATTAAGTTTAGGCAGCATAGAAAATATCAACAGTGTTTTACAACCACTTTCAACCTCTTTAGAGGATATTATTATCCGTAGTAATAAAAAAATCATTCGCAGAACCGGTGCCGGTACTTCTATTTCAAAAAGCCAGATTGAAAATTTTCCTACCATTAGCAGAAGTTTACAGGATTTTACACGTTTAAGCCCACAATCAAATGGCAACAGTTTAAGCGGTACCAATTATCGCTATAATAATTTAAGCATTGATGGAGCCGCTTTGAATGATGCATTTGGTTTTACCGAACCTGCAAGTGGTGCAGGCGGATCATTGGCATCGGGCACTCCCGGAGGCTTAGCAAAAACACAACCCATCAGTTTAGAAGCCATACAGGAAGTACAGGTAGAAGTATCGCCTTACACAGTAACGTTAGGAAATTTTACCGGGGGCAGTATTAATGCTGTCACAAGAAGTGGTACAAATCAATTTTCAGGTTCTGCTTTTTTCTCAGGGAGAAACCAATGGTTAACCGGACCAACAGCCGATGCAAAGCGCCAACGCATAGAAAATTTTTCTGATTATCAAACCGGCTTTCGACTGGGAGGCCCAATCATCAAGAATAAACTTTTCTATTTTACAGCTATTGAAATTGCAAGAAGAAACGAACCTGTTGCATTCGCACCCGGCAGCGATGGCTCAGCTATACCGTTTGCACTTGCAAAAGCATTGTACGATACGGTTCTATCCCGTTACAACTATGATCTTGGCTCTTATGAAGATGTTACCTTAAAGATCAACAGCGATAAATTTTTTGCGAAGCTTGACTGGAATGTGAATAGTGTACACAAACTGAGCATCAGGCACAATTATGTACAGGCATTTGCAGATAACAATGAACGGTCTGCAAACATTCTAAACTTCGGCAGCCAGGGATTCCGGCACAGCAGTAAAACGCATAGTGCGGTGTTTGAAGCAAAATCCAATTTCTCAAATCGTCTTTCCAGTAACCTCATTATTGGTTTCACCAACACAAAAGATGAGCGGCAGATCAAAGGAGATCTGTTTCCACATATTGAAATTACTTACAACACTGCCAATACTATTTATCTGGGAGCGTACCGTGAAGCGGCGGTATATGGATTGAATTTAAAAACAATTGAACTAACGGATAACCTTACGTTCTACCGAAGAAAACAAACGATCACCATTGGCACGCACAATGAATTTTACAATATTGACTATCGTTTCCTTACCGCATTTAACGGACGTTGGGCTTACAGAAGCGTGGATGATTTTTTTGCTGAGAAACCAAGCCGCATACGTGGTGTTTATAATTTACAGAATAACGATTATGAATTCAACAGAAATAATCCGTCAGCCAGTTTTCGTGTGTTTTTATTGAGTCAATACATACAGGATGAAATTGCAATCACAAAAAACTTACGTGTAACAGCAGGCATCCGTTTTGATTTTACGGCTTACCCCGACAGACCTTCCGTAAATCCTGATGTAACAAAAACAAAAGGTTTTGAAAATTTTTCCAACAGTAACAATCCATATCCGCAAATTGCACCACGAGTTGGTTTCAACTGGAATATAAACGGTAACCAACAACTGGTACTAAGAGGTGGAAGCGGCATCTTCAATGGCCGTATGCCATTTGCATGGCTGGCGTATCCTTATTACAACAGTGGTACAACCTATGGCAATGTAGATGTTCGTCCCACAATAAGTGTTCCGTTGATCAACGATGTATCGCAGATTGCTGCCACCTATCAACCCGGCATACGTGAAATTAATTTACTCGATAACAATTACAAACTACCACAGGTATTCCGTAACAGTTTAGGTATCGATTTTAAAACGGAGAATGGCTGGTCACTTTCTGTTGAAGCTGTATATACAAAAACATTGAATGATGTGTTGTATAAAACAATCAATCTGAAAGACAGTACTGCCGGTTTAACCGGAGCAGGTGATAACCGAACTGTATATCTTGGCAATGGAAATGCACAAAAGCTGAATGCTTCTTTCACGAACGTATTTCTGTTAACCAACACGAATGAAGGTTACCGCTATCAACTTTCTGTTACAGTCGGAAAACGCATCAAAGCGTTTCAATTTCTTACCGCTTACACGTATGGCGTATCAAAAGATATTTCCAATGGTGTACGTGTTTCGCCACAGGCGAATTGGGAATTCAATCAAACGATTTTACCGAATGCTCCGCAGTTATCTTATTCTAACTTCGATCTGCGTCATCGCAGCATCAGCAATCTTCAATACAATCATAAGTGGAAACGCAGCAGTGTAAATGTGATCTTTGTTTATACATTACAATCCGGCAGTCCGTATACCTATACCTATATTGGCGACATAAACCGTGATGGTTCACCTAACAACGATCTGATTTATATTCCACGCAATCAAACTGAAAGTAACCTCGTTGATATAAAAGATGCGGCGGGAAATATAGTAACAACTGCTGCTGCTCAATGGGAGCAATTGAATAATTACATCGAACGAGATCGCTACCTCAGTAAACGAAGAGGCCAGTATGCAGAACGAAATGGAGCACGCACTCCCTGGAATCAGCAACTTGATATGAAGGTTATGTATTCGATACAATTAGGTTCCGAAGAACAAAATCATACACTTGGTTTTTCACTGGATGTATTTAATCTTTCCAATCTTATTTCGAGAAACTGGGGACGGCAATATTATGTTCCCAATATTTTAAACAGCAGTTACCAACTACTCACTGTTGCAAGAGTGAACAGTTCATTACAAACGGAATTAAATTTTTCAAACCCGCAAACAAAAGCCTGGCAATACGATGCACTGCTCTCCAGAGCGCAGGGGTTATTCAGCATTCGTTACAGTTTTTAAATTCTATACATGACATTTCTCTTATTGCTTGCAGTGCTTTTACTTACATACGCCAATGGTGCGAATGATAATTTTAAAGGAACTGCTACTTTATGGGGAAGTGGCACGTTGAACTACAAGCAGGCACTGTTGCTTGCAACACTATTTACATTCGCCGGATCGATCTGTTCCTATTTTCTTGCAAATGGATTGGTGAAAAATTTTTCAGGTAAAGGTTTAGTGCCCGATGAAATATTACAGACAAAAGAATTTGTATTGGCCGTTGCAGGTAGTACCGGTATTACTATTTTACTGGCAACATTCTTAGGTTTTCCTGTTTCAACTACGCACGGTTTAGTGGGTGCATTAGTTGGTGCGGGCATTGTAACTGCAGGCAGCAAGGTTGATATAAGTGTATTAGGTAAAACATTTTTTCTTCCATTACTCATCAGTCCGTTGATCGCCATTCTTATAACAGGTATTCTGTATAAGATCATTTCCACAACAAAGAAAACCGACTATACTGTTGCTGGATTATCCATAACAGGCAACAGATCGTTTCTTAACCCGCTTCACTATCTCAGTGCAGGCGTTGTAAGTTTTGCAAGAGGGTTGAACGATACACCTAAACTCATTTCACTACTATTACTTTCAACTTATTTCAGTATGCCCATCAACTTTTTACTACTTGCAGTTGTAATGGCAATTGGAGGATTGATCAATGCACGCAAAATTGCTGAGACCATGAGTAAAAAAATTACAAGGCTTTCACCCCAACAGGGATTATTGGCGAATATGGTTACCGGCACAATGGTGATCATTGCCAGTAAATTTGGGTTACCCGTTTCTACCACACATGTATCTGTTGGCAGTCTTTATGGCATTGGTCTTTCTGCAAAATCTGCCGATAATAAAGAAATAGCGAAGATCGCATTATCATGGCTGCTCACGTTGCCAATTGCAGCCATCATCAGTGCAACCATTTATTTTATTATATCGTATATCAACTAAACTCACCATCAAATAAAAAAGACAATGAGCACTACTTATCTCGAAACAACAAAAAATGTTTACAAAGAAGCCGCTGAAAACCCGCAAGTTGGTTTGTGCTGCACCACTACACCCATTTGGCAATTGCCAGGATTAGATATTCCGGTGCGTATGCAACAGATGAATTACGGATGTGGCAGTACCGTTCATCCAAGAGATCTCGTGAATAATCCACGAATACTGTATGTTGGCGTTGGCGGAGGAATGGAGTTGTTGCAGTTTGCCTATTTCAGTCGCCAGTTAAATGGTGTGATAGGTGTTGATGTGGTGGATGAAATGTTGCAGGCAAGCAGAGACAATTTTACAGAAGCTGAACGGAAAAATTCCTGGTTCCGTTCCGAGTTTGTGGATCTGCGTAAAGGTGATGCATTGAATTTGCCGGTTGAAGACAACAGTATTGATGTGGCTGCACAAAATTGCCTCTTCAATATTTTTAAACAGGAAGAATTGAAACTGGCATTAGAAGAAATGTATCGTGTGTTGAAACCAAGAGGTCGTTTGGTGATGAGTGATCCAACCTGTGAGCAGGATATTCCGGAGAACCTGCGTGAAGATGAACGCCTGCGGGCTTTATGTTTAAGTGGTTCTTTACCGTTGTGGGATTATATTAAAATGATCACCGATGCAGGATTTGGTACAGTAGAAATAAGAGCGAAACGTCCGTATCGTATTCTTGATCCAAAGAATTATGATACCAACGAATTACTCTTTATTGAAAGTGTGGAAGTGTGTGCCATTAAAGATCCGATGCCTGCTGATGGACCTTGTGTGTTTACCGGTAAAACAGCAATTTATTTTGGAAATGAAGAATGCTTTGATGATGAGAAAGGGCATGTATTATTGCCCAATCAACCATTAGCGGTATGCGATAAAACCGCAGCTGCATTGGCCTCATTAAACCGTGAAGATATTTATATTTCAGGCTCTACCTGGTTTTACGACGGTGGTGGATGCTGCTAATGCTAAAACTTACATGACCAAGAAAGCAATTATTGTATTTGTAAAAAATCCCGAACCGGGAAAAGTAAAAACAAGATTAGCAAAGGATATCGGCGATGCTGCAGCGGTTGACGTTTACCGTCAGTTGCTGCGGCATACGCATGATGTGCTGATACCTGTTGCCGCAAATAAATTCGTTTTCTATGCAGATGAAATTAATCGTCTTGATCTGTGGGAAACAAATTCGTTTTACAAACAGCTGCAGTATGGAAATGATTTGGGCGAACGGATGCAACATGCGTTTTCTTTTTTGTTTGAACTGGGTTATGAACATGTGCTGATCATCGGCAGCGATTGTCCGCAACTCTCTACAGAGCATCTGAACAAGGCATTTGAATTATTGGAAACACATGATGTATGCATTGGACCGGTTGATGATGGAGGTTATTATTTACTTGGATTACGTGCTGTTCATCCAGCATTTTTCAGTAACAAAGCATGGAGTACCGACAGTGTTTACAGCAGCACTATCAACGATGCAGCTGAGGCCGGGTTAACGGTTGCTGTAACCGAACAGTTAAGAGATGTAGACACGCTTATTGATTGGGAAGAGTTGAAAGAATTACTCGATTATCAGAAAGCTTCACCAATGGTAAAATAAAAAGCGGTTGAATTTTTTCCAAAACCTGCGTCTAAACGCAGGTTTATTTTTTCGGCAGGGTTTAATGCAAAACGAAGTCCTGCACCGTACGTTGTACGAATATGCTCCGCAATATTTTTCAGTTGATCATTTACTGCACCTGCATTGGCGAACACCGTTCCACCAAATCGTTTGTAGATCTTGAAGCGGTATTCTGTTCCTGCTGCCAGGAGATTTTTATCCCGGTAGCGCCCTTCATAAAACCCACGCATTTTTTTATTACCACCCAACAATGCCAGTTGACTGAACGGTACATTTCCATCAACCATGTCTGCAAACAGATTAAAAGCCCACACATTTTTTCGTTTGGTTGAAAGATAAGTGGATGCATCAAGTGTATAGCGCTTGTATTTATAGTTGCTGCCGGTTACATTACCGTAGAACTGTGCTCCTGCATCAACAAACACACCGGCGCCGGCAAAGAAAATATTATCACGGGTATCGTAATTCAATGCGGGACCAATACCTGAAATAAAACTTCGTGTACTTCCTTCGATTGTACCAGATGAAAGTTGCTTGCCCTGTTCTGTTTCCACCACACGATAATCTTCCAACCAATAACGCAGGCCTGCATAGAGCTTTGGATTGATCTTACGCAACACATTCAATCGCACTCTTGGATAGTTTACTTTGTATAATTCTTTGTAATCAGCAGGCTGATCATTTCCGATGCCGAAAAAGTAGTATGAGTATTTGTAATAACCCACTTCGCCATAAGCAGTAAACTTGCTTCCGGGTGTGTAAATACGAAACGGTGCATACAATAACAGTTGCTTATTAAATGTATAGGCTGCTCCAAACTGCACTTGAGAAGGATAAAGTTGTGCAGTATCTTTTTTATTCCGGAACGTATACGCTGCAAATCCGCCAACAGCCACGCTTGTTTCAGGCGAATAAAACACAACGGGAAATGCAGATAGACGACGAGGTTTATTTTTTCTGCTGCTGTCTTGCGAAAAAACATTTGCTGTAAAAAAAAAGATGACTGCAGAAAAAATAAACCTCATAATTGTGTGGCGCCTGCTACACTTTTACCCTCGAGAAACTGAGACTTTTTACCATCCAGTTGGGTAACGGTTTTTCAGGCTTCCTGTTTTTTAAGTTTAAATACCATCCTATTTTTTTCAGGATGGGTACACGATGTGTTTCTACATATTCGATCCATGTTCCGTCCGGATCTTCGTTGTACGAAAAGTGACCGGCTGCTTCACCCATATCAAAACTATTGGCACTGTCAACGGTGAACGGAAAACCATTTTCATTGCAGATGCGTTCGTGTTCTTCGTAACCATTAATATCAAAGCACACATGAATGTATCCCTGATCGCCCCAATAGCGGTTTTCAAAAATCTTCTTGGGCGTACGATCAGTTACTTCAATCAATTCAACATAGGTTGGGCCGAGTAACTTTGAAAATGCCCCTTCCTGTTTGCGTGTATGTCCCAGCATCACACGTTTGAAATTGTGTTGCCCACCGGGTATGTTGCTGAACTCATCGTAATGACCTTCATCCAAAAACAATTGCTTATCGTAACCCAATACTTTTTCATAAAACGGAATTGCTTTCGCTATTGAACTAACGCCGATGGTTACGCCACAAACACCACCGGTATGTCTTCCAGTATCACTGAACCAATTTTCATCCGCCATTACTTCAAAAATATTTCCGTACGGATCTTTCATGAAGAACGATTCAATGCCACCCGGATTTTCTTTTGGTGCGCTCAACAGGTTTAAACCTGCTTTCTGATATTCAGCATAAGCAGCTTTTACATTTTTACATTTGATCTTGATCATGAAAATACCTGTGTCACCCAACTGCACTTCAAATGTAGCAGGTTGTGATTTGCGGCTGCGGTATTCCCAAATTTCAAATCCACCACCACCTTGCATGTTCAATGCAAGGATTGCATATCGCTCGTGACCTTCACCACCGGTATAACGTTTCATCAGCTCTGCCCGTGCAGCATCTTTAAACACAACTACATCGGTTCCAAAATGTTTATTGTACCAGATAAATGCTTCATCTGCATTTGTTACACCGATACCTACCTGCTGAATACCACTGATGATCCGTTTCATTGAACTTATTTTTATTTACGAAAGCGTGAAGATATTAGTTTTTCGAATTTACCAATTGAGTAAGCGTTTGTAAAGTGCTGCCATTTCTTCCTGCGATGCCCCATTTTTATACATAAGCATCATAGTACGGTTTGCCGTCTGCACTTTCCACCAACTGTTTTTGTCGTATTTCCGGTCGGAGATGAGTGCCCCGGCAGCAAAGATTTTATACTGTGACTGTTGCCTTGCACGTTCAACAAATTCGTAATCCTCCATTACACGCATATCTCTTCGATAGCCGCCGGTTGTAACAAATAATTCTCTTGTAACAAATAAGGTTTGATCTCCGCCATAGCAGGCAAACCAATCGAACCGTGAAAAGAACGACATCATTTGCACATACCATTTCCTGGTGTTGAATGTTGTGCGATAACGGCCCAACCCATATCCATCGGCAACGGCCTTTTGAATATCGGTTGCAAAACTTGGTGGGGGAAATACATCGGCATGCACAAAATAAAAGACCGATCCACTTGCTTTTGAGGCACCATAGTTTAACTGGGCACCTCTGCCTTTTTTCGGTGATACAACAACAGTTGCTCCAGCTTTGGTCGCTACCTCCTTTGTCTCATCAGTGCTTGCTGCATCGCACACAATTATTTCCTGCAGTAAAGAACCTCCATGCAGCTTCAGGTAGGTAACCAGTGATGCTATGTTTTTTTCTTCGTTGTAAACAGGAATAATAACTGAGATCATGAACACAAATTGGCGATGAAGATAAGTAAGACGCAGAAAAAAACCGCAGTGTTTTGCTGCGGTTGATGAATGGTTAGTCAAGTTGTAACTTCTTCTCTTTCGGGTATTTTACACTGTACTTCATTTCCATTTTCTTCAACTGTTTTGGATCGATGGTAAAGGTCCAAGTGATGATCTTTGTTTCTTCGTTTAGCTTAGCGCCATCATACTTTATATCCTCAACTTCAATTTCTTTAAGCGTTGAAATAGGAAACTGATCTTCCACAATAATATTCACCGGAACAGTCTTGTTATTGCGAACGGTTATTTCATACTGTTTGGTTTCGGTACGGTTTCCACCAAGGAATTTCTTGCTGCTGAACTCTTTCAGCAATGTTCGTTTAACTGTGATCCCTTTATCGACACCTAACGAAAGTGATAAAGTATCATTATCAGTTGACAGATCGAGATAGGATTTACCAAGGAATGTTCCTTCGAAAAACAAATTGGTTTCACCGGGAATTAAATTAAGATCCTGCCAATTGATAAGCTTGGCTGTGAGGTATGCAGCTTCATCTAATTTGGGAGCAGAGTAATATTCATAATAAGCTTCGATGCTTTTGTCATTGATGCTCATCGTATTTACTTTGCCATCGTTATTCACTGTTGCTATTTCCTGTATTTCGTATTGAGTAGTGATGGGTTGAAAAGTTGTGACGACTTGCAAAGGAATTGATTTGTCTTCCTTTTTTAAAGAAGATGCCCCTCTTATTTGAATACCTGGAGTACTACCAGCCAAGAATCCTTCTGTAGTTCCATAGCCAGTTACAACGACTTCCTGTAGATGATTTACTGCCGGCTTTATTGCATAAGAAATAAACCATGGATTAACGAGTGGTTTTGTATTATTATCATTCGGGTTACCGGTTGATAATACCAGTTTAATGTTGTTCCAATTCTCTCCACTTGTTTGGTACACATTCGCATTCATTTCCAATTGCAGTTTACTCACCACATCTTTCACACGTATATTATAAGTGGGATACCAACCTGCTTTCTGCACGAGATAAGAAATTTCAAACGGAACTGTTGCCGTTTCTTTTACATCAGCAAGAACCACAATTTCATTGGTGGAGAGATCGATCTTCCTGCTCATTTCTGCCAGTTGATTCGACAATTTATTCCGTTCCTTATTCATCTCTTCGATCTCTTTTTGCAGAGTCAGTTGTTGTTTCAACACTTCTGTTAATCTTGCTCTTTGAAAATCGAGTGATTGTCTTAATTCTTCTGGCTTCAATGTAACTGTTGATCCAGCTATCTGCTGGTTTTTGATCAGCATTGCTTCTTCCTGCTTAAATACTTCCAGCACTTTGGATGTAAGACTGATCTTATCATTTAGCTGAAAGAATTTTTCCTGGGTTGTTTTGATCTCTTCTCTTACTTCCTGTTCTTTTAAATAATCACGTTGAACACGTACCGATAAAATAGTGAGTCGGCCATCGGCCTTCACCTGCACACTTTGTTTTTCAATATCGGTGGAGATACCTGTAAAAACAATTTCCTGCTTGCCTGCAGTAATGGATTGTTTTACCGTTCGTTTAACCTGTGCCCCTTTCATGAACACCGTTACCTGTTCCATTTTTGTTTCAACAGGAACACGTTTTACTGATTGAGCAACTAATGTAATGGGGAGTACATAAAGAAGAAATTGCAGCCATTTCGTTTTCATAAACAATTGTTTTATGAACGATTGATGCAACGGGAAATGTAATTACATAAAAAAGTCCCACGTTAATCGTGGGACCTTTCAAAACTTATCTAAACCTGTTTACACAGCTTCACTTCCTTCAATGAGTACTGTTACTTTATTGTTCAGCACTTCTACAAAACCACCCTGGATCTTATACAGTTCGTTACGGTTTTTTTCAACCAGTATTTTTAACTGTCCTGCTTTCAATGCACTCACCAATGGTGCGTGGTTATCCAGCACTTCAAAGCTACCGGCAATACCAGGCAACTGTACACCAATTACCTCGCCGCTATATGTTTTTCCGAGTGGAGTTAATATTTCGAGATTCATACGCTAATTTGAAAATTTGAAGATCTAAAGATTTGAAAATTCGATTCAGCATCACGCCAATCTTCAAATTGGCAATTTCAAATCATCAAATCAATTATCCCTTCGCTGCTGCCATTAACTTCTTACCTTTTTCGATGGCATCTTCAATAGTACCTACAAGGTTGAATGATGCTTCAGGATATTCATCCACTTCACCATCCATGATCATGTTGAAACCACGGATCGTGTCTTCGATGCTTACGAATACACCTTTCAAACCGGTAAACGCTTCTGCTACGTGGAATGGCTGAGAAAGGAAACGCTGTACTTTACGTGCACGGAATACAGTCATTTTATCTTCTTCGCTCAATTCATCCATACCAAGGATAGCGATGATATCCTGCAATTCCTTGTAACGTTGAAGGATCAACTTCACACGGTTAGCAGTGTTATAATGTGCATCACCAACAATAGCAGGAGTAAGAATACGTGATGTAGATTCCAACGGACTTACCGCAGGATAGATACCAAGATCAGCGATCTTACGATCCAATACTGTAGTAGCATCCAGGTGAGCGAAAGTTGTTGCTGGTGCCGGATCGGTCAAATCATCCGCAGGTACATATACCGCCTGTACAGAGGTAATTGAACCGTTACGTGTTGAAGTGATACGTTCCTGCATCAATCCCATTTCAGTTGCAAGCGTTGGTTGGTAACCTACCGCTGAAGGCATACGGCCTAACAACGCAGATACTTCAGAACCAGCTTGTGTGAAACGGAAGATATTATCAACGAAGAACAAGATATCTTTTCCTTTACCAGTACCATCTCCATCACGGAAATACTCGGCAATTGTCAAACCAGAAAGAGCTACACGGGCACGAGCGCCTGGAGGTTCGTTCATTTGACCAAATACGAAAGTAGCTTTTGAAGATTTCAAACCTTCCATATCCACTTTACTCAGATCCCAGCCACCTTCTTCCATGCTGTGCTTAAATGCATCACCATAGTTCATGATACCGGCTTCAATCATTTCACGCAACAGATCATTTCCTTCACGGGTACGCTCACCTACACCGGCAAATACCGACAGACCACCGTAACCCTTTGCAATATTGTTGATCAATTCCTGGATCAATACTGTTTTACCCACACCGGCACCACCAAACAAACCGATCTTACCACCTTTTACATATGGTTCAATCAGGTCAATTACTTTGATACCTGTAAATAATATCTCGTTGGTTGTGCTCAATTGTTCGAAAGCCGGTGGCTTGGCGTGAATTGCACGACCACCTTCTTTGCTTACTTGTGGCAAGCCGTCAATGGCATCACCTGTTACATTAAATAATCGGCCGCTGATCAATTCACCGGTAGGCATGGTAATATTCTTACCTGTATCAGTTACTTCCATACCACGAACGAGACCTTCAGTACCGTCCATCGCAATGGTACGAACACTGTCCTCGCCTAAGTGCTGCTGTACTTCCATTACGAGTACATCACCATTAGGGCGTTTTAGTTCAAGAGCGCTGTAAATTTCCGGGAGTGTGCCGTCGAACTGAACGTCTACAACGGCGCCGATAACCTGTTT
The DNA window shown above is from Lacibacter sp. H375 and carries:
- a CDS encoding BamA/TamA family outer membrane protein: MRFIFSAVIFFFTANVFSQDSSRKNKPRRLSAFPVVFYSPETSVAVGGFAAYTFRNKKDTAQLYPSQVQFGAAYTFNKQLLLYAPFRIYTPGSKFTAYGEVGYYKYSYYFFGIGNDQPADYKELYKVNYPRVRLNVLRKINPKLYAGLRYWLEDYRVVETEQGKQLSSGTIEGSTRSFISGIGPALNYDTRDNIFFAGAGVFVDAGAQFYGNVTGSNYKYKRYTLDASTYLSTKRKNVWAFNLFADMVDGNVPFSQLALLGGNKKMRGFYEGRYRDKNLLAAGTEYRFKIYKRFGGTVFANAGAVNDQLKNIAEHIRTTYGAGLRFALNPAEKINLRLDAGFGKNSTAFYFTIGEAF
- a CDS encoding VOC family protein → MKRIISGIQQVGIGVTNADEAFIWYNKHFGTDVVVFKDAARAELMKRYTGGEGHERYAILALNMQGGGGFEIWEYRSRKSQPATFEVQLGDTGIFMIKIKCKNVKAAYAEYQKAGLNLLSAPKENPGGIESFFMKDPYGNIFEVMADENWFSDTGRHTGGVCGVTIGVSSIAKAIPFYEKVLGYDKQLFLDEGHYDEFSNIPGGQHNFKRVMLGHTRKQEGAFSKLLGPTYVELIEVTDRTPKKIFENRYWGDQGYIHVCFDINGYEEHERICNENGFPFTVDSANSFDMGEAAGHFSYNEDPDGTWIEYVETHRVPILKKIGWYLNLKNRKPEKPLPNWMVKSLSFSRVKV
- a CDS encoding TIGR04283 family arsenosugar biosynthesis glycosyltransferase, which produces MISVIIPVYNEEKNIASLVTYLKLHGGSLLQEIIVCDAASTDETKEVATKAGATVVVSPKKGRGAQLNYGASKASGSVFYFVHADVFPPPSFATDIQKAVADGYGLGRYRTTFNTRKWYVQMMSFFSRFDWFACYGGDQTLFVTRELFVTTGGYRRDMRVMEDYEFVERARQQSQYKIFAAGALISDRKYDKNSWWKVQTANRTMMLMYKNGASQEEMAALYKRLLNW
- a CDS encoding DUF4139 domain-containing protein yields the protein MKTKWLQFLLYVLPITLVAQSVKRVPVETKMEQVTVFMKGAQVKRTVKQSITAGKQEIVFTGISTDIEKQSVQVKADGRLTILSVRVQRDYLKEQEVREEIKTTQEKFFQLNDKISLTSKVLEVFKQEEAMLIKNQQIAGSTVTLKPEELRQSLDFQRARLTEVLKQQLTLQKEIEEMNKERNKLSNQLAEMSRKIDLSTNEIVVLADVKETATVPFEISYLVQKAGWYPTYNIRVKDVVSKLQLEMNANVYQTSGENWNNIKLVLSTGNPNDNNTKPLVNPWFISYAIKPAVNHLQEVVVTGYGTTEGFLAGSTPGIQIRGASSLKKEDKSIPLQVVTTFQPITTQYEIQEIATVNNDGKVNTMSINDKSIEAYYEYYSAPKLDEAAYLTAKLINWQDLNLIPGETNLFFEGTFLGKSYLDLSTDNDTLSLSLGVDKGITVKRTLLKEFSSKKFLGGNRTETKQYEITVRNNKTVPVNIIVEDQFPISTLKEIEVEDIKYDGAKLNEETKIITWTFTIDPKQLKKMEMKYSVKYPKEKKLQLD
- the atpC gene encoding ATP synthase F1 subunit epsilon translates to MNLEILTPLGKTYSGEVIGVQLPGIAGSFEVLDNHAPLVSALKAGQLKILVEKNRNELYKIQGGFVEVLNNKVTVLIEGSEAV
- the atpD gene encoding F0F1 ATP synthase subunit beta, which encodes MANTGKVKQVIGAVVDVQFDGTLPEIYSALELKRPNGDVLVMEVQQHLGEDSVRTIAMDGTEGLVRGMEVTDTGKNITMPTGELISGRLFNVTGDAIDGLPQVSKEGGRAIHAKPPAFEQLSTTNEILFTGIKVIDLIEPYVKGGKIGLFGGAGVGKTVLIQELINNIAKGYGGLSVFAGVGERTREGNDLLREMIEAGIMNYGDAFKHSMEEGGWDLSKVDMEGLKSSKATFVFGQMNEPPGARARVALSGLTIAEYFRDGDGTGKGKDILFFVDNIFRFTQAGSEVSALLGRMPSAVGYQPTLATEMGLMQERITSTRNGSITSVQAVYVPADDLTDPAPATTFAHLDATTVLDRKIADLGIYPAVSPLESTSRILTPAIVGDAHYNTANRVKLILQRYKELQDIIAILGMDELSEEDKMTVFRARKVQRFLSQPFHVAEAFTGLKGVFVSIEDTIRGFNMIMDGEVDEYPEASFNLVGTIEDAIEKGKKLMAAAKG